The Thermosinus carboxydivorans Nor1 genomic sequence ATGCTCGTTCTACCGATGTTCGCTCCGCATAAAGTTTTTCCCATTCCCGTGTGCCACGATGAGGAGTACAGAAGCTGCGCGGATCATCTTCAACTTTTTTCTTTATAACCAGGCCATAGTTAGACGGTGAACACCATGCACTCCCGTTAGGACAATTAACTTTGCCACATACATGGGGACACCGAAACTTTAATATTCCTTTTTCTCTTTCACACCCCCAGTAAACCATCGGATAACCCATGGAGCATGTTGGAGTACGATTTTCGTCCATTCCTTCGGGCGGTAATTTTTCTTTCCGGCGATTGAGAGGGATAATGGCTTGTGCTTGGCGCTCATATGCGGCT encodes the following:
- a CDS encoding transposase, with translation AAYERQAQAIIPLNRRKEKLPPEGMDENRTPTCSMGYPMVYWGCEREKGILKFRCPHVCGKVNCPNGSAWCSPSNYGLVIKKKVEDDPRSFCTPHRGTREWEKLYAERTSVERAFSRLKEQLGANTVRVQGIKKVTAHLMLCCIALLAGTIAVNRQIHQQKAA